The following proteins are encoded in a genomic region of Sesamum indicum cultivar Zhongzhi No. 13 linkage group LG8, S_indicum_v1.0, whole genome shotgun sequence:
- the LOC105168893 gene encoding uncharacterized protein At2g34160 — MTMASSSPASPIKQTNNENLKKNRIQVSNTKKPLFFYVNLAKRYLQQHKEIELSALGMAITTVVTIAEILKNNGFVTEKSIVTSTVGMKDVAKGRVIHKARIEIVLEKSEKFDTLIAATANGKVEKK, encoded by the exons ATGACAATGGCATCATCATCACCTGCCTCTCCtatcaaacaaacaaacaacgAAAATCTCAAGAAGAATAGAATTCAAGTCTCCAATACAAAGAAGCCACTCTTCTTCTATGTCAATCTTgcaaag AGGTACTTACAACAACATAAAGAGATTGAACTTTCTGCTTTGGGCATGG CCATCACTACCGTTGTAACAATAGCTGAGATTCTGAAAAATAATGGATTTGTGACCGAGAAGA GTATTGTCACCTCCACTGTTGGAATGAAAGATGTAGCTAAGGGCCGTGTAATTCACAAAGCTAGG ATCGAAATTGTGCTGGAGAAGTCCGAGAAATTCGATACGCTAATAGCTGCAACTGCAAACGGCAAAGTTGAAAAGAAGTAG